From one Catellatospora sp. IY07-71 genomic stretch:
- a CDS encoding general stress protein, with protein sequence MTQTDWAADSRVSGQVVIATYETYAEAERAVDHLSDQGFPVERTAIAGRGLSLVEQVTGRMTGWRAAGQGALNGALVGGLFAWLFGFFNWITPLMSLLLLVLYGALFGAVAGALFGLAGHVLSGRRHDFSSVSAMQADRYQILVDASAADEALRLLETPDTPSR encoded by the coding sequence ATGACACAGACCGATTGGGCCGCGGACAGCCGGGTCAGCGGACAGGTCGTGATCGCGACCTACGAGACGTACGCCGAGGCCGAGCGGGCCGTCGACCACCTCTCCGACCAGGGCTTCCCGGTGGAGCGCACGGCCATCGCGGGCCGCGGGCTCAGCCTGGTCGAGCAGGTCACCGGCCGGATGACCGGCTGGCGCGCGGCGGGCCAGGGCGCGCTCAACGGCGCGCTGGTGGGCGGCCTGTTCGCCTGGCTGTTCGGCTTCTTCAACTGGATCACCCCGCTGATGTCGCTGCTGCTGCTCGTGCTCTACGGGGCGCTGTTCGGCGCGGTCGCGGGCGCGCTGTTCGGCCTGGCCGGCCACGTCCTCAGCGGCCGCCGCCACGACTTCTCCTCGGTCTCGGCCATGCAGGCCGACCGCTACCAGATCCTGGTCGACGCCTCCGCCGCCGACGAGGCCCTGCGCCTCCTCGAAACCCCCGACACCCCTTCGCGTTGA
- a CDS encoding SgcJ/EcaC family oxidoreductase translates to MSDRTADLAAIQQLLDGIVRAWDAADADAFGRAFTADASYVTFVGTCYRGRADITESHRALFRAFTKGTRMASETVSTTFLGPDVAVVVGRGDTFKGRRRALSKIQTYVLVREPGGWRVAAFHNTRRRGLMERVQFRFAPGTRPAVR, encoded by the coding sequence GTGTCCGACCGCACCGCCGACCTCGCCGCGATCCAGCAGCTCCTGGACGGCATCGTGCGTGCCTGGGACGCCGCCGACGCCGACGCGTTCGGCCGCGCCTTCACCGCCGACGCCTCGTACGTCACCTTCGTCGGCACCTGCTACCGGGGCCGCGCCGACATCACCGAGAGCCACCGGGCCCTGTTCCGGGCGTTCACCAAGGGCACCCGGATGGCGTCCGAGACGGTCAGCACCACGTTCCTCGGCCCGGACGTCGCCGTCGTGGTCGGCCGCGGCGACACGTTCAAGGGCCGCCGCCGCGCCCTCTCGAAGATCCAGACCTATGTCCTGGTACGCGAACCCGGCGGCTGGCGGGTCGCGGCCTTCCACAACACCCGCCGCCGCGGGCTGATGGAGCGGGTCCAGTTCCGCTTCGCCCCCGGCACCCGGCCCGCCGTCCGCTAG
- a CDS encoding MarR family winged helix-turn-helix transcriptional regulator, whose translation MSDDTPPKGLPAGAHEAFRRHLDAVTAYTQAAADAAGMHPTDWAALSVLNLAGRLTSGELAERTGLTTGATTRLIDRLERAGHVRRNADPADRRRVLVEPVPALDVGPIVDPARQRLAEVFRRYRPEELAVLFDYFGHAADALLAATHEIRAQATGRTRP comes from the coding sequence ATGTCCGACGACACGCCGCCCAAGGGCCTGCCCGCGGGGGCCCACGAGGCGTTCCGGCGCCATCTCGACGCGGTGACCGCATACACGCAGGCGGCGGCGGACGCGGCCGGGATGCACCCCACCGACTGGGCCGCGCTCAGCGTGCTCAACCTGGCCGGCCGCCTGACCTCGGGCGAGCTCGCCGAGCGCACCGGCCTGACCACCGGCGCGACCACCCGCCTCATCGACCGCCTGGAGCGCGCCGGGCACGTACGCCGCAACGCCGACCCGGCCGACCGGCGGCGGGTGCTGGTGGAGCCGGTGCCCGCGCTCGACGTGGGCCCGATCGTCGACCCGGCGCGGCAGCGGCTGGCCGAGGTGTTCCGGCGCTACCGGCCCGAGGAGCTGGCGGTGCTCTTCGACTACTTCGGACACGCCGCGGACGCGCTGCTCGCCGCCACCCACGAGATACGCGCCCAAGCCACCGGCCGAACACGACCCTGA
- a CDS encoding acyl-CoA dehydrogenase family protein encodes MFDLYQLSEEHKAIREAVREVCDAKVAPNAAHADEAGEFPQASLDALRASDFHAPHIPEEYGGAGADALATAIVIEEVARACASSSLIPAVNKLGTMPLLLSASAELKQRYLPKVAAGEGMFSYCLSEPEAGSDAAAMTTRAVRDEDHYVLNGVKRWITNAGVSEYYTVFAVTEPGVGAKGISAFVVEKADPGVSFGAPERKLGIKGSPTREVYLDNVRIPADRMIGAPGTGFATAMRTLDHTRVTIAAQAIGIAQGALDAALAYVKERRQFGKPIADFQGVQFMLADMGMRLTAARELTYAAAARSERDDADLTYYGAAAKCFASDVAMAITTDAVQLLGGYGYTKDFPLERMMRDAKITQIYEGTNQVQRIVMARQLLKGVI; translated from the coding sequence GTGTTCGACCTGTACCAGCTCTCCGAGGAGCACAAGGCGATCCGCGAGGCGGTACGCGAGGTCTGCGACGCCAAGGTGGCCCCCAACGCCGCCCACGCTGACGAGGCCGGCGAGTTTCCGCAGGCCAGCCTGGACGCACTGCGCGCGTCGGACTTCCACGCCCCACACATCCCGGAGGAGTACGGCGGCGCGGGCGCGGACGCCCTGGCCACGGCCATCGTCATCGAGGAGGTGGCGCGCGCCTGCGCCTCGTCCTCGCTCATCCCCGCGGTGAACAAGCTCGGCACCATGCCGCTGCTGCTGTCCGCGTCCGCCGAGCTCAAGCAGCGTTACCTGCCCAAGGTCGCGGCCGGCGAGGGCATGTTCTCCTACTGCCTTTCCGAGCCGGAGGCGGGCAGTGACGCCGCAGCCATGACAACCCGGGCAGTTCGTGACGAAGATCACTATGTGCTCAACGGGGTCAAGCGCTGGATCACCAACGCCGGCGTGAGCGAGTACTACACCGTCTTCGCGGTCACCGAGCCCGGCGTCGGCGCCAAGGGCATCTCCGCGTTCGTCGTCGAAAAGGCCGACCCCGGCGTCAGCTTCGGCGCCCCCGAGCGCAAGCTCGGCATCAAGGGCTCGCCGACCCGTGAGGTCTACCTCGACAACGTGCGCATCCCCGCCGACCGCATGATCGGCGCGCCCGGCACCGGCTTCGCCACCGCCATGCGCACCCTGGACCACACCCGCGTCACCATCGCCGCCCAGGCGATCGGCATCGCGCAGGGCGCGCTCGACGCGGCGCTGGCGTACGTCAAGGAGCGCCGCCAGTTCGGCAAGCCGATCGCCGACTTCCAGGGCGTGCAGTTCATGCTCGCCGACATGGGCATGCGGCTGACGGCCGCGCGCGAGCTGACCTACGCGGCCGCCGCCCGCTCCGAGCGCGACGACGCCGACCTCACCTACTACGGCGCCGCCGCGAAGTGCTTCGCCTCCGACGTGGCCATGGCCATCACCACCGACGCGGTCCAGCTGCTCGGCGGCTACGGCTACACGAAGGACTTCCCGCTGGAGCGCATGATGCGCGACGCCAAGATCACCCAGATCTACGAGGGCACCAACCAGGTCCAGCGCATCGTCATGGCCCGCCAGCTCCTCAAGGGCGTCATCTGA
- a CDS encoding UDP-glucose/GDP-mannose dehydrogenase family protein, with amino-acid sequence MTFIGTGYLGATYAICYAELGYEVIGFDVDVDKIEKLGQGQVPFHEPGLDEMLRRNLAAGRLRFTTSYQETADFGDVHFICVGTPQRANGLGADLTYVEASVTNLAQHLTRKALIVGKSTVPVGTAEWVEQLVAKHARPELAVEVAWSPEFLQEGFAVDDVMRPNRIVVATKTEWSNSLLHAAHKGVFDLAATEDREVPVVATDFATAELVKVAANSFLATKISFINAMAEVCEVAGGDVTQLARALGYDPRIGNRFLQSGVGFGGGCLPKDIRAFQARAQELGAGEALRFLHEVDLINLRRRQRVLNLAAGLLGRRFGPAGPDLSGTRIAVLGATFKPNSDDVRDAPALAVAGMLSRAGADVHVYDPQGMENAKRSLPEVEYAKSLVDAVADADLVCVLTEWAEFRNADPVALGEVVNTKLVIDGRNCLDASAWKSAGWTLRALGRPTV; translated from the coding sequence CTGACGTTCATCGGCACCGGCTACCTGGGAGCCACGTACGCCATCTGCTACGCCGAGCTCGGCTACGAGGTCATCGGCTTCGACGTGGACGTGGACAAGATCGAGAAGCTCGGCCAGGGCCAGGTGCCCTTCCACGAGCCCGGTCTCGACGAGATGCTGCGCCGCAACCTGGCCGCGGGACGGCTGCGCTTCACCACGTCGTACCAGGAGACCGCCGACTTCGGTGACGTGCACTTCATCTGCGTGGGCACCCCGCAGCGGGCCAACGGCCTGGGCGCCGACCTGACCTACGTCGAGGCGTCGGTCACCAACCTGGCCCAGCACCTGACGCGCAAGGCGCTCATCGTCGGCAAGTCCACCGTGCCGGTGGGCACCGCGGAGTGGGTCGAGCAGCTCGTCGCCAAGCACGCCCGCCCGGAGCTGGCCGTCGAGGTCGCGTGGAGCCCCGAGTTCCTGCAGGAGGGCTTCGCCGTCGACGACGTCATGCGCCCCAACCGCATCGTGGTGGCCACCAAGACCGAGTGGTCGAACTCACTGCTGCACGCCGCGCACAAGGGCGTGTTCGACCTGGCCGCCACCGAGGACCGCGAGGTGCCGGTGGTCGCCACCGACTTCGCCACCGCCGAGCTGGTCAAGGTCGCCGCGAACTCGTTCCTCGCCACCAAGATCTCGTTCATCAACGCGATGGCCGAGGTGTGCGAGGTGGCCGGCGGCGACGTGACGCAGCTCGCCCGCGCGCTGGGCTACGACCCGCGCATCGGCAACCGCTTCCTGCAGTCGGGCGTCGGCTTCGGCGGCGGCTGCCTGCCCAAGGACATCCGCGCGTTCCAGGCCCGCGCCCAGGAGCTGGGCGCCGGTGAGGCGCTGCGCTTCCTGCACGAGGTCGACCTGATCAACCTGCGCCGCCGCCAGCGCGTGCTGAACCTGGCCGCCGGGCTGCTCGGCCGCCGCTTCGGCCCGGCCGGCCCGGACCTGTCCGGCACCCGGATCGCCGTGCTCGGCGCGACCTTCAAGCCCAACTCCGACGACGTACGCGACGCGCCCGCGCTCGCCGTGGCGGGCATGCTCTCGCGCGCCGGGGCCGACGTGCACGTGTACGACCCGCAGGGCATGGAGAACGCCAAGCGCTCGCTGCCCGAGGTCGAGTACGCCAAGTCCCTGGTGGACGCGGTGGCCGACGCGGACCTGGTGTGCGTGCTGACCGAGTGGGCCGAGTTCCGCAACGCCGACCCGGTGGCGCTGGGCGAGGTCGTCAACACCAAGCTGGTCATCGACGGCCGCAACTGCCTCGACGCCTCGGCGTGGAAGTCGGCCGGCTGGACCCTGCGCGCCCTGGGCCGCCCGACGGTCTGA
- a CDS encoding SCO7613 C-terminal domain-containing membrane protein, with the protein MAAASTCSMCGREREDPTVRCPHCGNTPEQLAAEVARLNKAIAEMNAEDVRLSGERKKLSGKLQAALYQRDILAHAEAQRQKKAAPKQRRWIPKPPGAKDPTAAPAATAPAADGADVPRQPPGPPGDGPRRTAPRTAPRVAPLPEHEPEASPRSVQNIMLALGSLLIGIAAVVFAAVALSNVDPGIRLTVLAVVTAVLLGIAPSLVKGGLSSTAEALAGVGLALLPIDGYLLAQLSLIDTSLVIVAGLVFAVTAAIAYLYHRATGLTIPRYAVVLAIQPVLPLLLYDLINGPAGWAVVLTVVAAQNAVIARAVEIANASGSRAALPHTLAEFMRRPPARPTAARESAFWLRELAWILHGLAIAAAVVYAVAALLTADTVPSVGRAAATLLLAVAVALVGTLMLRRAPLSELAAGAMVLAVIGSAARVAVVALPDRALLVIAAAVAVTGLGVRAVPEPTRRGPQLASTLALVVLGLFVAGTALRAALAPVAAAWPVGSADVDGFGAEIAQRAGHPGWPLVATVALLTVAAALALPAAWRHETVVGGAALTALAAPASLQLSWVATQWVLAIAAIVLLGAGIGVAGLGGAGSAPWAATTPRAARAHLIASFLVGGVATGVALAHTWSTAGLMAVFTVAGVVLAGAQRVLPAPAGENPTLSMAEGPAGAGLTPPATVLLGDAAAGAAAFAAPIAVGTGVLTLFPAAGEQVALATAFLACAAVLALVAARLVAQRRIGSPLALGAGLGALVIAGAAFGVADTTALDAGLGALLLISAILLALAPSIDSGRRADRALDGADFAAAAVTVALVAALARTAHLIAPQYWLVLAALLVLAVGGCVRLLPEDLRRGPVAGSAVAGVVLIAVAGYPALAGGIKALALPGELWAADLAPIGGDVGFGWQAPVALIILAAASAITLPPPRSHQGAAIAAILATVGAPAALGWPWWAPIVLGLTIATGYALAAAVAVDPRAGYTRLAVATAVALHALGAALVRPWTTAAALGMIALVGAAMVLMAVLMTRQAKLAAGEPEPGEPAALDRRAPAHLDVLGGAGVLAVLLAGPAALAALAASLDKPVDIVLTAALGGTSIGLAALAAARRPAAPYLGWGTVGVAVSGTLIALLALPTSYPAGVYAAAAVLLVVLAELLRTSTRDQLGLTPERVAVPAPRRIPREGPQRWRVGFDARLELIERSRRWPSYPGAMAAAAAAAPALIALFSLTSALHEALVRPYDSLNAIWQGPPTAATGPGDVAAVLTAVLLTVAAGIAAVGFGGGPTRAVSVVVPGAAVTLLIAPAGLGLAWPASVLAGLGVFTVCMLSVALTEPPTGEDTDRPIRLARVAVLLLGLVAGGAGLAGALATPGMTIFTFGGAVAVGAVAALGGKSQRARILGWLGAALAAQLFVLTVSLRVGAKPEWAAFGVLAVGAILIVGAALHPRFTRPEALREAQAVEWAGYTAGVIALGLAVRAPSQVAALLVGWGAVLGIAATRAGRPAGQRRVLFWAAAASEIAAWWLIMRTADVALPEAYTLPFALLALAVGLLELRQRPQLGSWAAYGPALIAGFGPTVVVVLVTTTNPIREVGLLVAAIITLVVGSRYGQQAPVAVGAAVTVIAALHALTLVGTTWLGVLIGGIVLIVLGANSERRRRATDRYKQFR; encoded by the coding sequence ATGGCTGCGGCCAGCACGTGCTCGATGTGTGGCCGGGAGCGGGAAGACCCCACCGTGCGCTGCCCGCACTGCGGCAACACGCCGGAGCAGCTCGCGGCCGAGGTGGCCCGGCTCAACAAGGCCATCGCCGAGATGAACGCCGAAGACGTCCGGCTGTCCGGCGAGCGCAAGAAGCTCAGTGGCAAGCTGCAGGCGGCGCTCTACCAGCGGGACATCCTGGCCCACGCCGAGGCGCAGCGGCAGAAGAAGGCCGCGCCGAAGCAGCGGCGCTGGATCCCCAAGCCGCCCGGCGCGAAGGATCCGACCGCCGCGCCGGCCGCTACGGCCCCGGCTGCCGACGGCGCGGACGTGCCCCGGCAGCCGCCCGGCCCGCCCGGTGACGGGCCCAGGCGGACCGCGCCGCGCACCGCCCCGCGCGTCGCGCCGCTGCCCGAGCACGAGCCGGAGGCGTCGCCGCGTTCGGTGCAGAACATCATGCTGGCGCTGGGCTCGCTGCTGATCGGCATCGCCGCGGTGGTCTTCGCCGCCGTCGCGCTCAGCAACGTGGACCCGGGCATCCGGCTGACCGTGCTCGCCGTGGTCACCGCGGTGCTGCTCGGCATCGCGCCGAGCCTGGTCAAGGGCGGCCTGTCGTCGACCGCCGAGGCGCTCGCCGGGGTCGGCCTGGCCCTGCTGCCCATCGACGGCTACCTGCTGGCGCAGCTCAGCCTGATCGACACCTCGCTGGTGATCGTGGCCGGGCTGGTCTTCGCGGTGACGGCCGCGATCGCGTACCTCTACCACCGCGCCACCGGCCTGACCATCCCGCGCTACGCGGTGGTGCTGGCCATCCAGCCGGTGCTGCCGCTACTGCTGTACGACCTCATCAACGGGCCCGCCGGGTGGGCCGTGGTGCTGACCGTGGTCGCCGCGCAGAACGCGGTCATCGCGCGGGCCGTGGAGATCGCCAACGCGTCCGGCTCGCGGGCCGCGCTGCCGCACACCCTGGCCGAGTTCATGCGGCGGCCGCCGGCCCGGCCCACCGCCGCCCGCGAGTCCGCGTTCTGGCTGCGCGAGCTGGCCTGGATCCTGCACGGCCTGGCTATCGCGGCGGCCGTCGTGTACGCCGTGGCCGCGCTGCTCACCGCGGACACCGTGCCGTCGGTCGGGCGGGCCGCGGCCACCCTGCTGCTCGCGGTCGCGGTCGCCCTGGTCGGCACGCTGATGCTGCGCCGGGCGCCGCTGAGCGAGCTGGCCGCCGGGGCCATGGTGCTGGCCGTGATCGGCTCGGCGGCGCGGGTCGCCGTGGTCGCGCTGCCCGACCGGGCGCTGCTGGTGATCGCCGCCGCGGTGGCGGTGACCGGGCTCGGCGTACGCGCCGTGCCGGAGCCGACCCGGCGCGGGCCGCAGCTCGCCTCCACCCTGGCGCTGGTCGTGCTGGGACTGTTCGTCGCGGGCACCGCGCTGCGGGCCGCGCTCGCGCCGGTCGCCGCGGCCTGGCCGGTGGGCTCGGCCGACGTCGACGGCTTCGGCGCCGAGATCGCGCAGCGGGCCGGGCACCCCGGCTGGCCGCTGGTGGCCACGGTCGCGCTGCTCACCGTGGCCGCCGCGCTGGCGCTGCCGGCCGCCTGGCGGCACGAGACCGTGGTCGGCGGGGCGGCGCTCACCGCGCTGGCCGCCCCGGCCTCGCTGCAGCTGAGCTGGGTCGCCACCCAGTGGGTGCTGGCCATCGCCGCCATCGTGCTGCTGGGGGCCGGGATCGGTGTCGCCGGGCTGGGCGGCGCGGGCAGCGCGCCGTGGGCCGCGACCACACCCCGGGCCGCCCGCGCGCACCTGATCGCCTCGTTCCTGGTCGGCGGGGTCGCCACGGGCGTCGCGCTGGCCCACACCTGGTCCACGGCCGGGCTGATGGCCGTGTTCACGGTGGCGGGCGTGGTGCTGGCGGGCGCGCAGCGCGTACTGCCCGCGCCCGCCGGTGAGAACCCCACGCTGTCCATGGCGGAGGGTCCGGCCGGGGCCGGGCTGACGCCGCCCGCGACGGTGCTGCTCGGGGACGCCGCGGCGGGTGCCGCGGCCTTCGCCGCGCCGATCGCGGTCGGCACCGGGGTGCTCACCCTGTTCCCGGCGGCCGGGGAGCAGGTCGCGCTGGCCACCGCGTTCCTCGCCTGCGCCGCCGTGCTGGCGCTGGTCGCGGCGCGGCTGGTGGCGCAGCGGCGCATCGGCAGCCCGCTGGCGCTGGGCGCCGGGCTGGGCGCCCTGGTGATCGCCGGGGCCGCGTTCGGGGTGGCGGACACGACCGCGCTCGACGCGGGACTCGGCGCGCTGCTGCTGATCTCGGCGATCCTGCTGGCGCTGGCCCCCTCCATCGACTCCGGCCGCCGTGCCGACCGCGCGCTGGACGGCGCGGACTTCGCCGCCGCCGCCGTCACCGTCGCGCTGGTCGCGGCGCTGGCCCGCACCGCGCACCTGATCGCCCCGCAGTACTGGCTGGTGCTGGCGGCGCTGCTGGTGCTCGCCGTGGGCGGGTGCGTCCGGCTGCTGCCCGAGGACCTGCGGCGCGGCCCGGTCGCGGGCAGCGCCGTGGCGGGCGTCGTGCTGATCGCCGTCGCGGGCTACCCGGCGCTGGCCGGCGGCATCAAGGCGCTCGCGCTGCCCGGTGAGCTGTGGGCCGCCGACCTGGCCCCGATCGGCGGCGACGTCGGCTTCGGCTGGCAGGCGCCCGTCGCGCTGATCATCCTGGCCGCGGCCAGCGCGATCACGCTGCCGCCGCCGCGCAGCCACCAGGGCGCCGCGATCGCCGCGATCCTGGCCACCGTCGGCGCCCCGGCGGCGCTCGGCTGGCCCTGGTGGGCCCCGATCGTCCTCGGCCTGACCATCGCCACCGGGTACGCCCTGGCCGCGGCCGTCGCCGTCGACCCGCGCGCGGGGTACACCCGGCTGGCCGTGGCCACCGCGGTCGCGCTGCACGCGCTCGGCGCGGCGCTGGTGCGGCCGTGGACCACCGCCGCCGCGCTCGGCATGATCGCGCTGGTCGGCGCGGCGATGGTGCTGATGGCCGTCCTCATGACCCGGCAGGCGAAACTCGCCGCCGGTGAGCCGGAGCCCGGCGAGCCGGCCGCGCTGGACCGGCGGGCCCCCGCCCACCTCGACGTGCTCGGCGGCGCGGGCGTGCTCGCCGTGCTGCTGGCCGGGCCCGCGGCGCTCGCCGCCCTGGCCGCGAGCCTGGACAAGCCCGTCGACATCGTGCTCACCGCGGCGCTCGGCGGCACCAGCATCGGCCTGGCCGCGCTCGCCGCGGCGCGCCGCCCCGCCGCGCCCTACCTCGGCTGGGGCACCGTCGGCGTGGCGGTCTCCGGCACGCTGATCGCCCTGCTCGCGCTGCCAACGTCCTATCCCGCCGGGGTGTACGCCGCCGCGGCGGTGCTGCTCGTGGTGCTCGCCGAGCTGCTGCGCACCAGCACGCGCGACCAGCTCGGGCTCACTCCGGAACGGGTGGCCGTCCCCGCGCCGCGCCGGATCCCCCGGGAGGGGCCGCAGCGCTGGCGCGTCGGCTTCGACGCCCGCCTGGAGCTGATCGAGCGCAGCCGCCGCTGGCCGTCCTACCCGGGCGCGATGGCGGCGGCCGCCGCGGCGGCACCGGCTCTGATCGCGCTGTTCTCGCTGACCTCCGCGCTGCACGAGGCGCTGGTCCGGCCGTACGACAGCCTCAACGCGATCTGGCAGGGGCCGCCCACGGCCGCGACCGGCCCCGGCGACGTCGCCGCGGTGCTCACCGCGGTGCTGCTCACGGTGGCCGCGGGCATCGCCGCGGTCGGCTTCGGCGGCGGGCCCACCCGCGCCGTGTCGGTGGTCGTGCCCGGCGCGGCCGTCACCCTGCTCATCGCCCCCGCCGGGCTCGGCCTGGCCTGGCCCGCGTCGGTGCTGGCCGGGCTCGGCGTGTTCACCGTCTGCATGCTCAGCGTCGCGCTGACCGAGCCGCCCACCGGCGAGGACACCGATCGCCCGATCCGGCTCGCCCGCGTCGCGGTGCTGCTGCTGGGCCTGGTCGCGGGCGGCGCCGGGCTGGCGGGCGCGCTCGCCACCCCCGGCATGACGATCTTCACCTTCGGCGGGGCCGTCGCCGTCGGGGCCGTCGCCGCGCTCGGCGGCAAGTCGCAGCGGGCCCGCATCCTCGGCTGGCTCGGCGCGGCGCTGGCCGCGCAGTTGTTCGTGCTGACCGTCAGCCTGCGGGTCGGCGCGAAGCCCGAGTGGGCGGCGTTCGGCGTGCTCGCCGTCGGCGCGATCCTGATCGTCGGCGCGGCGCTGCACCCGCGCTTCACCCGGCCCGAGGCGCTGCGCGAGGCGCAGGCGGTCGAGTGGGCCGGGTACACCGCCGGGGTCATCGCGCTCGGGCTCGCCGTGCGGGCACCGTCGCAGGTCGCCGCGCTGCTCGTCGGCTGGGGGGCGGTGCTCGGCATCGCGGCGACCCGGGCCGGGCGGCCCGCCGGGCAGCGCCGGGTGCTGTTCTGGGCCGCCGCGGCCAGCGAGATCGCCGCGTGGTGGCTGATCATGCGCACCGCGGACGTGGCGCTGCCGGAGGCGTACACGCTGCCGTTCGCGCTGCTCGCGCTCGCGGTCGGCCTGCTGGAGCTACGGCAGCGGCCGCAGCTGGGCAGCTGGGCGGCGTACGGCCCGGCGCTGATCGCGGGCTTCGGCCCGACCGTCGTGGTGGTGCTGGTGACGACCACGAACCCGATCCGCGAGGTCGGGCTCCTGGTCGCCGCGATCATCACGCTGGTCGTCGGCTCCCGCTACGGCCAGCAGGCCCCCGTCGCGGTCGGCGCGGCGGTCACCGTCATCGCCGCCCTGCACGCCCTCACCCTGGTCGGCACGACCTGGCTCGGCGTCCTGATCGGCGGCATCGTCCTCATCGTCCTCGGCGCCAACTCCGAACGCCGCCGCCGCGCCACCGACCGCTACAAACAGTTCCGCTGA